A region of Labeo rohita strain BAU-BD-2019 chromosome 2, IGBB_LRoh.1.0, whole genome shotgun sequence DNA encodes the following proteins:
- the epb41l3b gene encoding band 4.1-like protein 3b isoform X6 produces MTTDPGSESDPPQTDDTQRPASGQDGPHTRQQGQSEVRSAHQQHEDDYISQKSLSSRLSWSALGRTHRLRVMECKVKLLDGTDYTCTVEKRAKGQALFDKVCDHLNLLEKDYFGVTYRDAENQKSWLDCSKEMKKQISTGPWNFAFNVKFYPPDPAQLSEDITRYYLCLQLRDDVVSGRLPCSFATHTVLGSYTVQSELGDYDADLQGSSYISDMRLAPNQTKELEEKVLELHRSYKGMTPAEADMLFLENAKKLSMYGVDLHRAKLVGRLFECLAAVQEEDSEGVEIMLGVCSSGLLVYRDKLRINRFAWPKILKISYKRNNFYIKVRPGELEQFESTIGFKLPNHKAAKRLWKVCVEHHTFFRLVSPEAPPKRFLSLGSKFRYSGRTQAQTRRASAQISRAAPHFQRSASRRHTVTASMDSTPATVNHDDGKNDKPDVATDDFIATETPEKKAEEMNSVEEENKTNSDESEQAPPISVTKYSFIKRIKGENVFVKHSNLMLEMSEEVKAEPEDVPVKPEHEADSEESSVPPQVEVCCETELDRSQAPSTGEKEKYMKALNEAIAMGRRSTWASVREEPASDSRCLVEAVKHLPLPTQTSKEIPAGNHKVICYGEDAIDEDVLQIWAQKHQSIEVKGEIKANVMETPSGEETTSQNQEIPAGNQEVLQIWDHKHQNFEFEDENKELTMEQTISESQEIPARNQKGMFHEEDKDVLQIWDQKHQIIEFEDENKKPTLEENQEIPARKQEVMCHEEDTMDEDKRQIWDQNYQSIEVEDEIEETLMETPSEKEEANPETQEIPNQKVMDHEEDEDMLQIWDHQTIEFEDENKELTMKETTSETQEISAENQKVMCHEKDTMDEDVHHIWDQKHQNVEVKDEIKEIAMETPSNKEETNSESQEIPAGNQKLMHHKEDKDLLQIWDQKLQNIEVEDKNKELTMEETTLETHEILARNQEDQDMLQIWDQKCQNIEVEDGIKETAMEIPSEEETNSTKTQEIPARNQNVMDREEDEDMLQILDQKCQIVEVEGEIKKTAMESSCEGEETNLETQENPAGNQEDEDLLQIWDQKLQNIEVEDKNKELTMEETTLETHEISAGNQEDQDMLQIWDQKCQNIEVEDEIKKTAMEASSEEETNSQTQEIPARNQNVMDHEEDKDMLQILDQKCQIIEVEGEIKEIAMERSCEGEEANLETQENPAGNQEDEDLLQILDQKHQSIEFADEDKEPTMEETQQRENLMLENEMHRNNIESFVQKCVEEVFADLFKCSQLLFFNKEEPVDKSIKVQPYGEFPLHMKSVSSAEQNQMEDQPQDESCSYLNEQSRIQTSVLTETKVHELEPGPDEKEVAQEIKQEVHERSASPVPHMEQSEEALKDVPVVHTETKTITYESSEVDADGDSDPGVLMSAQTITSENNSTTTTTHITKTVKDGISETRIEKRIVITGDADIDHDQALAQAIKEAKEQHPDMSVTKVVVHKETEISAAAGDA; encoded by the exons ATGACGACGGATCCAGGCTCAGAATCGGACCCGCCGCAGACAGACGACACACAGCGACCGGCGTCAGGACAGGACGGCCCACACACACGGCAGCAG GGTCAATCAGAGGTCAGATCAGCTCATCAGCAGCACGAGGACGACTACATTTCCCAGAAGTCTTTGAGCAGCAGACTCTCCTGGTCAGCGTTAGGCAGGACTCACCGACTGAGGGTCATGGAGTGTAAGGTCAAACTGCTGGACGGCACCGACTACACCTGCACCGTGGAG AAAAGAGCAAAAGGTCAGGCTCTGTTCGATAAGGTTTGCGACCACCTGAATCTCCTGGAGAAGGACTATTTTGGCGTTACGTACCGGGATGCTGAAAACCAAAAG AGCTGGCTGGACTGCTCCAAAGAGATGAAGAAGCAGATCAGCA CTGGTCCCTGGAACTTTGCCTTCAACGTGAAGTTTTATCCTCCCGATCCAGCGCAGCTCTCCGAGGACATCACCAG GTATTACCTGTGCCTGCAGCTGAGGGATGACGTTGTTTCTGGACGTTTGCCGTGTTCTTTCGCCACACACACGGTTTTGGGCTCCTACACGGTCCAGTCGGAGCTGGGCGACTATGACGCTGACCTGCAGGGATCCAGTTATATCAGCGACATGCGTTTGGCCCCGAACCAGACCAAAGAGCTGGAGGAGAAGGTCCTGGAGCTTCACCGCAGCTACAA agGAATGACTCCTGCTGAAGCTGACATGCTGTTCCTGGAAAACGCAAAGAAACTCTCCATGTATGGAGTCGACCTGCATCGTGCCAAG CTGGTCGGGCGGCTGTTTGAGTGTTTAGCAGCGGTGCAGGAGGAG gATTCGGAGGGTGTGGAGATCATGCTGGGAGTTTGTTCCAGCGGCCTCCTCGTTTACAGAGATAAACTGCGCATCAATCGCTTCGCCTGGCCCAAAATACTCAAGATCTCCTACAAGAGGAACAACTTCTACATCAAGGTCCGGCCGGGAGAG CTGGAGCAGTTCGAGAGCACAATCGGGTTTAAACTCCCCAATCACAAAGCAGCAAAGAGACTCTGGAAAGTTTGTGTGGAGCATCACACCTTCTTCAG GCTGGTTTCTCCTGAAGCTCCTCCCAAGCGCTTCCTGTCGTTGGGCTCAAAGTTCCGCTACAGCGGGCGAACGCAAGCACAGACGCGCCGCGCGAGCGCTCAGATCTCACGGGCGGCGCCGCACTTCCAGCGATCGGCCAGCAGGCGGCACACCGTCACAGCCAGCATGGACAGCA CGCCAGCGACGGTCAACCATGACGACGGCAAGAACGACAAACCCGATGTTGCTACGGATGACTTCATCGCCACAGAAACGCCAGAGAAGAAAGCAGAGGAGATGAACTCCGTGGAGGAGGAGAATAAAACGAACAGTGATGAATCAGAACAAGCCCCGCCCATCTCTGTCACCAAG TATAGTTTCATAAAACGGATTAAAGGAGAGAATGTGTTTGTCAAGCACAGTAATCTCATGTTGGAG ATGTCAGAGGAGGTTAAAGCCGAACCTGAAGATGTTCCAGTAAAGCCAGAACATGAGGCTGATAGTGAGGAG AGTTCAGTTCCTCCACAGGTGGAGGTGTGCTGTGAGACGGAGCTGGACAGATCACAAGCGCCCTCTACTGGTGAAAAGGAGAAGTACATGAAGGCCCTCAATGAGGCCATTGCAATGGGGAGACGCTCCACGTGGGCTTCAGTTAGAGAAGAACCAGCATCGGACAGCAGATGCCTTGTTGAAGCTGTGAAACATCTTCCGCTTCCAACACAAACCTCTAAAGAGATTCCTGCTGGAAACCACAAAGTTATCTGCTATGGAGAAGATGCCATCGATGAAGATGTACTCCAAATCTGGGCTCAGAAACACCAAAGTATTGAGGTTAAAGGTGAAATCAAGGCAAATGTAATGGAAACTCCATCTGGAGAAGAAACCACCTCGCAAAACCAAGAGATTCCTGCTGGAAACCAAGAAGTGCTTCAAATCTGGGATCATAAACACCAAAATTTTGAGTTTGAAGATGAAAACAAGGAACTTACAATGGAACAAACCATCTCTGAAAGCCAAGAGATTCCTGCTAGAAACCAAAAAGGGATGTTCCATGAAGAAGACAAAGACGTGCTCCAAATCTGGGATCAGAAACATCAAATTATTGAGTTTGAAGATGAAAACAAGAAGCCTACATTGGAAGAAAACCAAGAGATTCCTGCTAGAAAACAAGAAGTGATGTGCCATGAAGAAGACACCATGGATGAAGACAAGCGCCAAATATGGGATCAGAATTACCAAAGTATTGAGGTTGAAGATGAAATCGAGGAAACTTTAATGGAAACTCCATCTGAAAAAGAAGAAGCCAACCCGGAAACCCAAGAGATTCCAAACCAAAAAGTGATGGACCATGAAGAAGATGAAGACATGCTCCAAATTTGGGATCACCAAACTATTGAGTTTGAAGATGAAAACAAGGAACTTACAATGAAAGAAACAACCTCAGAAACCCAAGAGATTTCTGCTGAAAACCAAAAAGTGATGTGCCATGAAAAAGACACCATGGATGAAGATGTGCACCATATCTGGGATCAGAAACACCAAAATGTTGAGGTTAAAGATGAAATCAAGGAAATTGCAATGGAAACTCCATCTAACAAAGAGGAAACCAACTCAGAATCCCAAGAGATTCCTGCTGGAAACCAAAAACTGATGCACCATAAAGAAGATAAAGACCTGCTCCAAATCTGGGATCAGAAACTCCAAAATATTGAGGTTGAAGATAAAAACAAGGAACTTACAATGGAAGAAACCACCTTAGAAACCCATGAGATTCTTGCTAGAAACCAAGAAGATCAAGACATGCTCCAAATCTGGGATCAGAAATGCCAAAATATTGAGGTGGAGGATGGAATCAAGGAAACTGCAATGGAAATTCCATCTGAAGAAGAAACCAACTCAACTAAAACCCAAGAGATTCCTGCTAGAAACCAAAACGTGATGGACCGTGAAGAAGATGAAGACATGCTCCAAATCTTGGATCAGAAATGTCAAATTGTTGAAGTTGAAGGTGAAATCaaaaaaactgcaatggaaagtTCATGTGAAGGAGAAGAAACCAACTTAGAAACCCAAGAGAATCCTGCTGGAAACCAAGAAGATGAAGACCTGCTCCAAATCTGGGATCAGAAACTCCAAAATATTGAGGTTGAAGATAAAAACAAGGAACTTACAATGGAAGAAACCACCTTAGAAACCCATGAGATTTCTGCTGGAAACCAAGAAGATCAAGACATGCTCCAAATCTGGGATCAGAAATGCCAAAATATTGAGGTGGAAGATGAAATCAAGAAAACTGCAATGGAAGCTTCATCTGAAGAAGAAACCAACTCACAAACCCAAGAGATTCCTGCTAGAAACCAAAACGTGATGGACCATGAAGAAGACAAAGACATGCTCCAAATCTTGGATCAGAAATGTCAAATTATTGAAGTTGAAGGTGAAATCAAAGAAATCGCAATGGAAAGGTCATGTGAAGGAGAAGAAGCCAACTTAGAAACCCAAGAGAATCCTGCTGGAAACCAAGAAGATGAAGACCTGCTGCAAATCTTGGATCAGAAACACCAAAGTATTGAGTTTGCAGATGAAGACAAGGAACCCACAATGGAAGAAACCCAACAGCGGGAGAACCTGATGTTGGAGAATGAGATGCACCGTAACAACATTGAaagttttgttcaaaaatgtgttGAGGAAGTGTTTGCAGACTTGTTTAAATGTTCTCAGCTCTTGTTCTTTAATAAAGAGGAACCTGTGGATAAATCCATCAAAGTCCAGCCTTATGGAGAATTTCCACTTCATATGAAGTCTGTATCATCAGCTGAGCAGAACCAGATGGAAGACCAACCTCAAGATGAATCATGTTCTTATTTAAATGAGCAGTCAAGGATTCAAACATCAGTCCTTACGGAAACAAAAGTGCATGAGCTGGAGCCTGGACCAGATGAGAAGGAAGTAGCACAGGAAATAAAGCAGGAAGTGCACGAACGCAGTGCTTCGCCAGTACCTCACATGGAG CAGTCGGAGGAAGCGCTTAAAGACGTTCCTGTGGTTCACACCGAGACCAAGACCATCACATACGAGTCTTCAGAG gttGATGCCGATGGTGATTCAGATCCAGGCGTCCTGATGAGCGCTCAGACCATCACATCAGAGAACAACagcaccaccaccaccacacaCATCACCAAG ACGGTGAAGGACGGCATTTCAGAGACTCGCATCGAAAAGAGGATCGTCATCACAGGAGATGCAGACATCGACCACGATCAG GCTCTGGCTCAGGCCATTAAAGAGGCCAAAGAGCAGCACCCAGACATGTCCGTCACTAAAGTAGTGGTTCATAAAGAGACTGAGATTTCAGCTGCCGCAGGTGACGCGTGA
- the epb41l3b gene encoding band 4.1-like protein 3b isoform X2: MTTDPGSESDPPQTDDTQRPASGQDGPHTRQQGQSEVRSAHQQHEDDYISQKSLSSRLSWSALGRTHRLRVMECKVKLLDGTDYTCTVEKRAKGQALFDKVCDHLNLLEKDYFGVTYRDAENQKSWLDCSKEMKKQISTGPWNFAFNVKFYPPDPAQLSEDITRYYLCLQLRDDVVSGRLPCSFATHTVLGSYTVQSELGDYDADLQGSSYISDMRLAPNQTKELEEKVLELHRSYKGMTPAEADMLFLENAKKLSMYGVDLHRAKDSEGVEIMLGVCSSGLLVYRDKLRINRFAWPKILKISYKRNNFYIKVRPGELEQFESTIGFKLPNHKAAKRLWKVCVEHHTFFRLVSPEAPPKRFLSLGSKFRYSGRTQAQTRRASAQISRAAPHFQRSASRRHTVTASMDSTPATVNHDDGKNDKPDVATDDFIATETPEKKAEEMNSVEEENKTNSDESEQAPPISVTKSCPYSSDPLGSELSLPSSPVSSTKVRRRRRESSRKRAASVSPAKTTAGCRRRQAQADRKAALLEEQALLLSARKQRLDQSRSRGGTLFSFSLHLPDLSSLLDEDGYLSFPDLTELRFLPESLHHFMPIKSPSLIPCFLFIFFFLLSTSFSVPYALTLSFPLALCLCYLEPKAASLGSSLAQGFQDSSDDETDSDQTDFAYDDDSSATESDFEDNFDMRTQMSEEVKAEPEDVPVKPEHEADSEESSVPPQVEVCCETELDRSQAPSTGEKEKYMKALNEAIAMGRRSTWASVREEPASDSRCLVEAVKHLPLPTQTSKEIPAGNHKVICYGEDAIDEDVLQIWAQKHQSIEVKGEIKANVMETPSGEETTSQNQEIPAGNQEVLQIWDHKHQNFEFEDENKELTMEQTISESQEIPARNQKGMFHEEDKDVLQIWDQKHQIIEFEDENKKPTLEENQEIPARKQEVMCHEEDTMDEDKRQIWDQNYQSIEVEDEIEETLMETPSEKEEANPETQEIPNQKVMDHEEDEDMLQIWDHQTIEFEDENKELTMKETTSETQEISAENQKVMCHEKDTMDEDVHHIWDQKHQNVEVKDEIKEIAMETPSNKEETNSESQEIPAGNQKLMHHKEDKDLLQIWDQKLQNIEVEDKNKELTMEETTLETHEILARNQEDQDMLQIWDQKCQNIEVEDGIKETAMEIPSEEETNSTKTQEIPARNQNVMDREEDEDMLQILDQKCQIVEVEGEIKKTAMESSCEGEETNLETQENPAGNQEDEDLLQIWDQKLQNIEVEDKNKELTMEETTLETHEISAGNQEDQDMLQIWDQKCQNIEVEDEIKKTAMEASSEEETNSQTQEIPARNQNVMDHEEDKDMLQILDQKCQIIEVEGEIKEIAMERSCEGEEANLETQENPAGNQEDEDLLQILDQKHQSIEFADEDKEPTMEETQQRENLMLENEMHRNNIESFVQKCVEEVFADLFKCSQLLFFNKEEPVDKSIKVQPYGEFPLHMKSVSSAEQNQMEDQPQDESCSYLNEQSRIQTSVLTETKVHELEPGPDEKEVAQEIKQEVHERSASPVPHMEQSEEALKDVPVVHTETKTITYESSEVDADGDSDPGVLMSAQTITSENNSTTTTTHITKTVKDGISETRIEKRIVITGDADIDHDQALAQAIKEAKEQHPDMSVTKVVVHKETEISAAAGDA, encoded by the exons ATGACGACGGATCCAGGCTCAGAATCGGACCCGCCGCAGACAGACGACACACAGCGACCGGCGTCAGGACAGGACGGCCCACACACACGGCAGCAG GGTCAATCAGAGGTCAGATCAGCTCATCAGCAGCACGAGGACGACTACATTTCCCAGAAGTCTTTGAGCAGCAGACTCTCCTGGTCAGCGTTAGGCAGGACTCACCGACTGAGGGTCATGGAGTGTAAGGTCAAACTGCTGGACGGCACCGACTACACCTGCACCGTGGAG AAAAGAGCAAAAGGTCAGGCTCTGTTCGATAAGGTTTGCGACCACCTGAATCTCCTGGAGAAGGACTATTTTGGCGTTACGTACCGGGATGCTGAAAACCAAAAG AGCTGGCTGGACTGCTCCAAAGAGATGAAGAAGCAGATCAGCA CTGGTCCCTGGAACTTTGCCTTCAACGTGAAGTTTTATCCTCCCGATCCAGCGCAGCTCTCCGAGGACATCACCAG GTATTACCTGTGCCTGCAGCTGAGGGATGACGTTGTTTCTGGACGTTTGCCGTGTTCTTTCGCCACACACACGGTTTTGGGCTCCTACACGGTCCAGTCGGAGCTGGGCGACTATGACGCTGACCTGCAGGGATCCAGTTATATCAGCGACATGCGTTTGGCCCCGAACCAGACCAAAGAGCTGGAGGAGAAGGTCCTGGAGCTTCACCGCAGCTACAA agGAATGACTCCTGCTGAAGCTGACATGCTGTTCCTGGAAAACGCAAAGAAACTCTCCATGTATGGAGTCGACCTGCATCGTGCCAAG gATTCGGAGGGTGTGGAGATCATGCTGGGAGTTTGTTCCAGCGGCCTCCTCGTTTACAGAGATAAACTGCGCATCAATCGCTTCGCCTGGCCCAAAATACTCAAGATCTCCTACAAGAGGAACAACTTCTACATCAAGGTCCGGCCGGGAGAG CTGGAGCAGTTCGAGAGCACAATCGGGTTTAAACTCCCCAATCACAAAGCAGCAAAGAGACTCTGGAAAGTTTGTGTGGAGCATCACACCTTCTTCAG GCTGGTTTCTCCTGAAGCTCCTCCCAAGCGCTTCCTGTCGTTGGGCTCAAAGTTCCGCTACAGCGGGCGAACGCAAGCACAGACGCGCCGCGCGAGCGCTCAGATCTCACGGGCGGCGCCGCACTTCCAGCGATCGGCCAGCAGGCGGCACACCGTCACAGCCAGCATGGACAGCA CGCCAGCGACGGTCAACCATGACGACGGCAAGAACGACAAACCCGATGTTGCTACGGATGACTTCATCGCCACAGAAACGCCAGAGAAGAAAGCAGAGGAGATGAACTCCGTGGAGGAGGAGAATAAAACGAACAGTGATGAATCAGAACAAGCCCCGCCCATCTCTGTCACCAAG TCGTGTCCATATTCATCAGATCCATTAGGATCTGAACTCTCCCTCCCATCCTCTCCCGTCTCGTCCACCAAAGTCCGCAGGAGACGCAGGGAAAGCAGCCGCAAGCGTGCCGCCTCCGTCAGTCCGGCCAAAACCACCGCGGGCTGCCGGCGCCGTCAGGCCCAAGCCGATCGTAAAGCCGCCCTGCTGGAGGAGCAAGCTCTTCTTCTCTCTGCCCGTAAGCAGAGGCTGGACCAGAGCCGCAGCAGAGGCGGCACACTCTTCTCCTTCTCGCTCCACCTCCCCGATCTGTCCTCGCTGCTGGACGAGGACGGTTACCTGAGCTTCCCCGACCTCACCGAGCTGCGCTTCCTCCCCGAAAGCCTGCATCACTTCATGCCCATCAAGTCGCCCTCGCTCATCCCCTGCTTCCTCTTCATTTTCTTCTTCCTGCTCTCCACCTCGTTCTCGGTGCCGTACGCCCTCACGCTCTCCTTCCCGCTGGCACTGTGTCTTTGCTATCTGGAGCCCAAGGCGGCGTCTCTCGGTTCTTCTCTGGCGCAGGGCTTCCAGGACAGTTCAGACGACGAG acagacagcGATCAAACCGACTTCGCTTATGATGACGACTCATCAGCAACCGAG TCTGACTTTGAGGACAACTTTGACATGAGGACACAG ATGTCAGAGGAGGTTAAAGCCGAACCTGAAGATGTTCCAGTAAAGCCAGAACATGAGGCTGATAGTGAGGAG AGTTCAGTTCCTCCACAGGTGGAGGTGTGCTGTGAGACGGAGCTGGACAGATCACAAGCGCCCTCTACTGGTGAAAAGGAGAAGTACATGAAGGCCCTCAATGAGGCCATTGCAATGGGGAGACGCTCCACGTGGGCTTCAGTTAGAGAAGAACCAGCATCGGACAGCAGATGCCTTGTTGAAGCTGTGAAACATCTTCCGCTTCCAACACAAACCTCTAAAGAGATTCCTGCTGGAAACCACAAAGTTATCTGCTATGGAGAAGATGCCATCGATGAAGATGTACTCCAAATCTGGGCTCAGAAACACCAAAGTATTGAGGTTAAAGGTGAAATCAAGGCAAATGTAATGGAAACTCCATCTGGAGAAGAAACCACCTCGCAAAACCAAGAGATTCCTGCTGGAAACCAAGAAGTGCTTCAAATCTGGGATCATAAACACCAAAATTTTGAGTTTGAAGATGAAAACAAGGAACTTACAATGGAACAAACCATCTCTGAAAGCCAAGAGATTCCTGCTAGAAACCAAAAAGGGATGTTCCATGAAGAAGACAAAGACGTGCTCCAAATCTGGGATCAGAAACATCAAATTATTGAGTTTGAAGATGAAAACAAGAAGCCTACATTGGAAGAAAACCAAGAGATTCCTGCTAGAAAACAAGAAGTGATGTGCCATGAAGAAGACACCATGGATGAAGACAAGCGCCAAATATGGGATCAGAATTACCAAAGTATTGAGGTTGAAGATGAAATCGAGGAAACTTTAATGGAAACTCCATCTGAAAAAGAAGAAGCCAACCCGGAAACCCAAGAGATTCCAAACCAAAAAGTGATGGACCATGAAGAAGATGAAGACATGCTCCAAATTTGGGATCACCAAACTATTGAGTTTGAAGATGAAAACAAGGAACTTACAATGAAAGAAACAACCTCAGAAACCCAAGAGATTTCTGCTGAAAACCAAAAAGTGATGTGCCATGAAAAAGACACCATGGATGAAGATGTGCACCATATCTGGGATCAGAAACACCAAAATGTTGAGGTTAAAGATGAAATCAAGGAAATTGCAATGGAAACTCCATCTAACAAAGAGGAAACCAACTCAGAATCCCAAGAGATTCCTGCTGGAAACCAAAAACTGATGCACCATAAAGAAGATAAAGACCTGCTCCAAATCTGGGATCAGAAACTCCAAAATATTGAGGTTGAAGATAAAAACAAGGAACTTACAATGGAAGAAACCACCTTAGAAACCCATGAGATTCTTGCTAGAAACCAAGAAGATCAAGACATGCTCCAAATCTGGGATCAGAAATGCCAAAATATTGAGGTGGAGGATGGAATCAAGGAAACTGCAATGGAAATTCCATCTGAAGAAGAAACCAACTCAACTAAAACCCAAGAGATTCCTGCTAGAAACCAAAACGTGATGGACCGTGAAGAAGATGAAGACATGCTCCAAATCTTGGATCAGAAATGTCAAATTGTTGAAGTTGAAGGTGAAATCaaaaaaactgcaatggaaagtTCATGTGAAGGAGAAGAAACCAACTTAGAAACCCAAGAGAATCCTGCTGGAAACCAAGAAGATGAAGACCTGCTCCAAATCTGGGATCAGAAACTCCAAAATATTGAGGTTGAAGATAAAAACAAGGAACTTACAATGGAAGAAACCACCTTAGAAACCCATGAGATTTCTGCTGGAAACCAAGAAGATCAAGACATGCTCCAAATCTGGGATCAGAAATGCCAAAATATTGAGGTGGAAGATGAAATCAAGAAAACTGCAATGGAAGCTTCATCTGAAGAAGAAACCAACTCACAAACCCAAGAGATTCCTGCTAGAAACCAAAACGTGATGGACCATGAAGAAGACAAAGACATGCTCCAAATCTTGGATCAGAAATGTCAAATTATTGAAGTTGAAGGTGAAATCAAAGAAATCGCAATGGAAAGGTCATGTGAAGGAGAAGAAGCCAACTTAGAAACCCAAGAGAATCCTGCTGGAAACCAAGAAGATGAAGACCTGCTGCAAATCTTGGATCAGAAACACCAAAGTATTGAGTTTGCAGATGAAGACAAGGAACCCACAATGGAAGAAACCCAACAGCGGGAGAACCTGATGTTGGAGAATGAGATGCACCGTAACAACATTGAaagttttgttcaaaaatgtgttGAGGAAGTGTTTGCAGACTTGTTTAAATGTTCTCAGCTCTTGTTCTTTAATAAAGAGGAACCTGTGGATAAATCCATCAAAGTCCAGCCTTATGGAGAATTTCCACTTCATATGAAGTCTGTATCATCAGCTGAGCAGAACCAGATGGAAGACCAACCTCAAGATGAATCATGTTCTTATTTAAATGAGCAGTCAAGGATTCAAACATCAGTCCTTACGGAAACAAAAGTGCATGAGCTGGAGCCTGGACCAGATGAGAAGGAAGTAGCACAGGAAATAAAGCAGGAAGTGCACGAACGCAGTGCTTCGCCAGTACCTCACATGGAG CAGTCGGAGGAAGCGCTTAAAGACGTTCCTGTGGTTCACACCGAGACCAAGACCATCACATACGAGTCTTCAGAG gttGATGCCGATGGTGATTCAGATCCAGGCGTCCTGATGAGCGCTCAGACCATCACATCAGAGAACAACagcaccaccaccaccacacaCATCACCAAG ACGGTGAAGGACGGCATTTCAGAGACTCGCATCGAAAAGAGGATCGTCATCACAGGAGATGCAGACATCGACCACGATCAG GCTCTGGCTCAGGCCATTAAAGAGGCCAAAGAGCAGCACCCAGACATGTCCGTCACTAAAGTAGTGGTTCATAAAGAGACTGAGATTTCAGCTGCCGCAGGTGACGCGTGA